One genomic window of Undibacterium cyanobacteriorum includes the following:
- a CDS encoding helix-turn-helix domain-containing protein, with product MKFRIYELMAERGIKSVAALHRKLIEMRVPVSHSQLLRIVDNRADHWKVQYINAFVDIFECQVADLFKLEKPTED from the coding sequence GTGAAGTTTCGCATTTATGAATTGATGGCTGAGCGTGGCATCAAATCAGTCGCCGCCTTGCATAGAAAGCTGATCGAGATGCGCGTTCCGGTTTCCCACTCCCAATTACTGCGTATTGTTGATAATCGAGCAGATCACTGGAAAGTCCAATACATCAATGCCTTTGTCGATATCTTTGAATGCCAAGTGGCAGACCTGTTTAAACTTGAAAAACCGACCGAGGACTGA